tgggttgctgtctcttttaTATTTGCCCATGGTTTCTATGCTACCAACGTGAGgattttattgatcattttaaCAGCAAAAGAAACTGCTtataacctttatatatacagttgCTAAAAGAGCTTTTGACTTTTTTATGCAAGAGATTTTACCTCTGATCGAAGGTGAAactttccaaaattccaaattcCTCAGTAATCTAGAGCTATGCGTACTATCGTTGCAATCATTCTTCAGAGATGCTATATACTCTTTCCTTATAACTTATTGTAACTTGGTTTTCTTCTCTGACTAAATCTGTTTCTCAAGGACAAGAAAAAAACTGAGATTTGTGAAAAATTTATGTAAAATCTGACAACAGAAAAACCAATACTAAATTCTATGGTTGTTCATGTCACATATATTTCACTCAGCCTTACCCGACACAAAACTGTTTTTCTGCAATATAAAATAATGGAATTTTTTTATGAGAGACTGACTGAATTGATTGTATTGTCAATGGctctaaatataaaattgaattatgACAGAGTTAATCAGTACATGTTTAATTTATAGGCTGCACATAGTGTACATTAAATCTCTTTATCCTATCGATTGGCCATCGTAAAGACACAACTCTAATCAATCTAGATTTGAAGAGATTAAATGGATACAGTGTTTATGCATGAAAATATCCTATGGTTATTAatctatatatacataaacagtaaaacctgtttaaaccgaacctcttcgggacttaagattttgttcggttttggccaacgttcggttttatcaggtttacattgcaaacaatttgatatgacagtGCTTTAGGAAATGTTTAGTTAAGACAGGTTTTCAGTTTATTAGCAGGATTcagtttagccaggtttcactgtatattgGTCTTTAGATTAGTTTAGTTGATGGATGACTCTAAAGTCAATagtttttgttattaatttgCATAAAAGATTTTTAAGATCAAAATTCTCCAGGGCAATATAAGGAAGATTTATATTTTAGGTTATTTGctaatatttatatgaaaaaaggatagtttgttttcattaattattaTTGGCCATGGTTGGATACcgattttcatggatttcatgcATGGGTTATAATACAGTCTACAGATGAACCACAAATAtgaattttcaataaattatgaattttctATAGACTTTTATACAGACTGTGGCAAACCAATCACCAAGGCCAAATCCTCCCAAAAATATTTGACAGTACAACAGCTCATAAGACCAATCACCTTAACCCTAATCCTCTCTCTGACCTTAGTTTGACCTTGAAACTTCAGTATCAAATCATTGCTCTTTATAGGTTCACCATTAAACCATATATCACTACATCCTTAAAATGGCTCATATTTTAATCATCTCATGCAAACAAAGGGAACATTGCTTTTTACTAGATTAACACATTTAACTGGACTAAGAATGTGTTATATCAGGTGTCAAGAAGGCAATGACCCTTCTTCAAATCAATGCATTATACTGATTTCAGACAATGCTCTTGGTGAACAAGCATCAACTCATTAAAAAACTCATCAATGTGATCAAATTCAGATCATTTAATTTGGCTTAACTGCAAACTCAATAACCCACACCTCTGAAGTAGGAATTATGCTATCATGATTAATTTTCAAAGGAATATATATTAAAATGCTAGAAGTAATTAAAAAAAGTACCAATCTTATTAATGCTTAATTATATCCTATTGTAATTTGGGCATAAGCTAACAAAACTACATTTTATTTTCGAAAGTTTTACTCTACCATTCAAACTTGAGTCTTATAAATACCATAAAAAATCTATGCATATTCCCAATtaaattccattctcaattttatgataataaCAGTCATCCATTACAAGTGACAAAGTCAAAGTAATCCATGTACATTCCAATAATCCATTACAAGTGACAAAGTCAAAGTAATCCATGTACATTCCAATAATCCATTACAAGTGACAATGTCAACTGATCTCAAAGTAATCCATGTACATGCCAATCATACGTCATAAGCTAACAAACATCATAAGCCTACGAGGAATTATAGCTTTCATTTGACTTACAATTTAAGCTTGACAGTGCAGGCAGTGCTACCTTTGTGTCGAAGAAACATAAGTTCAAGTCAACAAATAATTACAACTGTTATTTGCAAAtctaaaattgttgaaaaaatatatcagaaaaagtatttccaatttgaaattttccatttttgttattgttgatCAGTTCatgaaaaattattattatattgtcTGACAAGATATTGTGAGGTATGTAAATCTAGCCTTAATACAATCCAATtgaatttttaatctataaaaattGTATATTATCTTTTCAGGTTGGTTCCGAGCTATATTACCCAAGTCTGCACTGAGAGTGGAGGAAGAAGCATGGAATTCTTACCCGTACACCAAAACACGATACCGATGTCCATTTGTCGAGAAATTTCTTCTGGAAATAGAAACAAAGTATTTGAATGATGGAGGATCACAAGAAAATGTCTTTAAATTATCTCAGTCTGATATTAAACAAAGACAAATTGGTAGGTTTTAGTTTATTGGTGACCAAATGTTTAATCTATTGGTGATCATATGTTTTGTCATTTCGTGGGGTTGATCTGTTGGCTTAAATATTCTTAATTGTACTTGTAATAAGTTCAGTCTAAAACTGATTCAACAAGGAGTtgttagatataagaagatgtggtatagtgccaatgatacaactttgcatccaagtcacaatttgtaaaaataaaccattagaggtcaaagtacggtttacACAAATGAGTCATTAACAAAACAACACAGGAATACAAAGACATCTCAAATATAACAAACTGTAAAATATGATGagtttttatattgtgaattcattaatattcattgAATACCTATTTTCACAGATTTAAATGGTACAgtggaaccacaaatttaaatgttcaaccaattacAAATTTAtaggaatatatatacataaattaggacgttagttttcttgtttgaattgttttacattgtcattttggagccttttaaagctgactatgcagtatgggctttgctcattgttgaaggctgtacagtgaccaaTAGCTTTTGATTTCTGTGTCAATTCTGAAAtaactcttgtggagagttgtctcattggcaatcataccacatctacgatagtagaggggctttttgttttctggtctgtacgtctgttcgtctgtccatTCGTTCGTATGTCCTTTCGTCAGTTTGTCCCGcttgaggttaaagttttttgtcaaggtagttttttgatgaaattaaagtccaatccacttgaaacttagtacacatgttccttatgatatgatttttaaccggatttttgtgacaaaaatgttggttaaattgatttggggatgtacggcaggcggccgggcagtcgggcgggcgggcgggcgggcggcaaccaaatgttgtccatgcatttacttatgaaccgttcaaccaaagcttttcaaattttaatatgttgatactgatgacaaaatggaagtcaaatttgatattgacgttttcactttcaccgttcatcagttatggttcttgtgatattggcaggatacaaataaatgttaataaatccggtttgctgtcgttgtgacagcctcttgtttaaattttaaagccaaataagagttttgatcccaatttcacggtccactgaacatagaaaattatagtgcgagtggggcatctgtgtattggggacacattcttgttatatttgccaaaaccacgaaatcaaatatccatgattATGCAAGTTTACctaaatcaacgaaaattggtacccacaataataaatgaatccacagttctATATAAAAATAGCCATTTTGTATTTCAGATTATCTGGACATTGTAAAAGACCCTATATCTAGTGGGGACTACAGAAAAGAAGAGGACCCCAAGTTATATAAGTCTACAAAAACTCAACGGGGTCCATTGACAGACACATGGTGGAAAGAACATTCtgaggggttaaaaaatccatcCTCTGGAAAAGCTATCATGACTGCTTATAAACTTTGTCGTGTGGAATTCAAATATTGGGGCATGCAGAATAAGATAGAGAGATTTATACATGAAATAGGTAAACAGacatttatataataaacaagataaaaagatttataaaaaaaaccatttgataTTCATCATGAAACAATAACAGAGATTTTTTACAAGAAATAGGTAAAATATATTGTTGTTAGAActgttgaatattgttttatgcTACCTCAGGACAAAATAGCTAATATATTGTAATACTAATTAATTGATATAAGTGTGTcacatttttattgttatttaacaTCTGCAAAATTTGTAATATTTACACATAAAACATCAATAACTAACCATTGAACTCTGACAATAAGTTTTAATGACTAAGATCATGCCAATCctagctgtatatatatatatatagcttgttGATAGTTTTGAATGAATATAATTGATTCATAATgaggcactagctgtcaaattcatgttcaataattgactcaaattctcattttttcatactaaaaggtatatccaaattataaaaaaagtctaAAGTAAACAATTTACAATGCATAGACTTGATAACATGTATCAACATTTTGTGCATATTTTAGTCTAGACACCATCTAGTTAACCAATGAGTTGTCCTCCGAAGACTGCAGACCATCATATGACCTGATAAACATAAATacagatataaatatagatagcaaacaaaattaaaaaaggatGTAAACACATGACTATTGTTGAACACTGGATGTCTTTTGATAAGTTGTGATGTTAAATTGCTGTCTGGTAGATGAACAGTcccatctccttttattcatatcatACTGATCAGTGTAGAATTCTGCATGTCATTTAATTATTTGTGTCTATAGGTTACTGTCTCATTAATAGTTATTCTTGATGTCTTTTGATTGATGCATGATCTGAATTGATGCTACTTTTTACAGGTTTGAGAAAGACTATGTTGAGAGCACATAGACAAGCTTGGTGTTGGCAGGACGAGTGGTATGGGTTACAGATCAGTGATATAAGACGTTTAGAACTAGAAACACAGAGGGCGCTAGCAGAGAAGATGGGATTTGCCAGTGAGAACGAGGAAGAAGAAGAATCGGATGATCAGGGCAATACCTTAAAACACAATTCCACATCTTCTCACGATGAACGTCCAAAGATTCCGATCTCCAAGTCAGAAGACACAGTGTCCACTTCGTCTGACAGCAAGTTAACAGTTCGTTCAGGGGATTCCCCTGCTGTGATGAAGGAACATAGATCTCTGTCTGCTTCCTCTAAATCAAGATCATTTGGAAGTATGTACAGTAATTCTACACGGAGGAAAACAGtttaacaacaaatatttattttccatATACATTTGATTCTATTCTTAATATAGATATTCAcgatatttgtaaaataaatttatgaaagGATATATTCAACTTCTCATGTATATAAATCACATAGTGCAAGTTATTTTCACTTTAGTATTGGTTCtgatatatatattcctttttgAATGTCaacaaaaattttataaattgattttaaaatgaaatttattttaaattgtcttaCTTGAATTTTCATTTCTGGCCCTTTTATATCTGACCATACCATATTTGAgttttgctgattgttgaaggtTACCTTTTGCATAATTGTAGATGCCGCATCTTCAATTAACATAATAAAGGGTCTTCATTTTTATGTTACAGGTTCTGCTAGAGAGATATCTACAACTAGAATGTTTGAGAGTTTAGAAAAGTTACAAGAATCCAGTTCTGATGAAGAGTTCTACGATGCTGAAGGTAATTTATAGCATGTTATAACTGTACATATTATTTATTAGGTTTATGCTGAAGGTTTTGttgattcttctttttttaaagaggTTATCTTAACCATGATAACATAGACAAAGATCTACCTATTGTTTAATGGTGTTTTTTATcgtgttaaaattttatatagtCAGTGTCAAATTTATTtgtaatgatttattttcttgtttttcttataAATGTAGCATGTTGTGATGTTGTAAAGCTCCTATCATATATATTAATATAGTCCTCCTCAGCTTTTAttttatgtatgatttattttgttttgatatattttgagaGCACTATCATTGATAATACTGCTTTAAAGTGTTcatgaatgatttatttattttcatctacATGTATGTTCTTTGGTCTTTTAATTTGTTAACAGTTGTCTCATTTAATaacaatcttaccacatcttttaCTTTATATATGGTCATGTATAAGGTTACTTCAAAATTCAtcatgaatgatttattttatttcattttcaagaaACTTGTCTCACATATTTTGGCTTTATATACTGTTAAGCACTGTtgattcataaatatttgttggataccaattttcattaattttgtatgTAAATGTGAACCCAAAATTAAAGATTTTCAGCATGGAACATTTTTTCTATAGACTTGTACACAGACTTTAGCAAAACctaaaaatcattttcaaaaaaagttcaatttttccTCAGTCCTGTAGAATTGGTATCCTCAATATAGATAAATCCACAATATAGCTATGATTTGAAATTATTGTCAGCATTTTGTTGCATGTTTGTATCAACCTTGTTTGTGTGGATGAGTTAAGAagaatttaccatgtttacctaaTTTATTTGTAAACAGCATGCTTTTGATCTTATTTTTGAATGATACAAAAAtagaattattttgtttgtttcctgcatgtttttctttactttttgtttGAATGATTTCAGAGGAATTAATAGAATTTTATTTGTCCAACTCTACAGAAGACCTATGTAAGTATATGTTGTGTTCTGAACTTGTTTCTGTTTTTGACAGcttgaaatattaaaagtttGAGCTTCATTTACTTGGAAGGAGCCAAGCAATTTAGGGTTAGGGTTCATTATaataaccaacttattttcacagaTACTTTATTTGGCGTTTAGTTCTTTTTAATCCATTTCACAGCGATTTAATTTCACGATTCTGAAATTGTCTCATTGCAGATAGATAAGGAAACATCGAAGTTTTACATTTTCACAGCGTTTTATATTAgcattatttttctactcgcaaaAGTCGTGAGAAATAAATTGctctccaaaaattagttggtttacagtataattGTGTTAAGGGTATTGGTGGATTAACATTTAAGGTTGGCTATATGATGAGAGTATAGGCAAATGATCAGGTTGTGTTTAGTTATTTGACACCTGTATGGGCTTGGTCCCTAAAGTAAATGAAGGCAAAAAGTTGACACTTGCAGTATTTTGAAAGATATAACACTTATTGTTGAAGCTGATTTCAATAAGGCATGTAACTTTTGAGTTGTCATGGCTATTGCTTGGAATGAAATAACTACAACTTGAAATtcaaaattaatgattttttttgtttaacattAGATTGATAATAAGCACATAAATTCAGTTCCAGTGGAAAACGATCAGTGTGAACTTATTTCATAGATATTTGATTTGAAACAAACTTCAGTTCACAACATAGTGTAGTTTAGTGTGTGACATTAACATATGAtaatatataactaataataCTGACACTAATATCATAGTAGCAACACAGTTAACATTAGCAACATATATTTGATATTGGAATAGATCTGCCAAAATTTCCAATTTATGAACTGTTGACCTGACTCTAGAAAgcctttatcatatatatatgaacTTAATCATGCTAATAGGGTTATAAAGGCATTAGTTAAAATATATACTCAGTCTAAGGTGAAGGGGGATGTCTTCTGTTATTGTAATTGAATTGGATCATCTTACTTTCATTTAAGAATATATGGAGATTATACAAATTCTTACCATTGTGTTTATACTTTCATATTTTGACTGGGCCtcagtggccaagtggtctaagtaatTCTACTACTGTAATTACTTGCCAGCTTTCAACACAGAGGTTGTGAGTTCAACCCCGCTTGTGTGGGTGCACtctactccaatcttaattgaattAATGGAAAAAGCACAAAAGTGTCATTAAAACACtaaccatcaatcaatcatatgTTGATGATTTTCAGTTTCCCATTTATGCATTTTTCCAGTGAAAAAAATCATGTCATTTTCATCATCTGACGTGAAGTAAATCATTCATCAAAGCATATGACGCATGAGTAGGATTAAAACAGCTCAAACAAATCATGATGTTGCATGTCTATCAGCTAACATATGAATATATTCTAATTTTTCCAGGGGTGTGTAATCAAGGTGCTTGAAGGACGTCATATATTAGAATTTATCTTATATCTGTCATATTTGCATGACTGCACATTATATGTACTATATTTTGGGGATTTGGAATctggtacaaaaaatgtattccctaattgaaaaaattataacAGATAGATAGAATCTAGCATAATTTGGTTTCCTCCTTTCCCACTTCTTGCAGAATTAAGAGGACAGTGACAGTTTAACCAGGAGGAAAAGAAAGGGGTTGTTGTTCTATATGCTTGTAAATATCTGTTTTTTACCAAGCTTTCGTGTCACTAGGTAAACTCAATTGGCAAAAGTTAAATCTTCATTTTATGTGGGCAAAGCTCAAATTACAAGTTACAGTTGTCATTTTAATGGGAACTCAATATTGTTAATAAATAGAAATGTGATAGTGTGAGTTCTCTGGACACTTGTGTTCgtgtttaaaataaatttgaaaaggaCCTGAAACTtacatttattgattgattgttgtttggtAAATGCCTAGAACAGTAATACAagttacatttatttataaactaGTGTATATACTTTCAGATGAGAGAAGTGCTGACCCCCAGTTATTGAGATCTTCACCAATAGATGTACAGTCCTTGAATGATGAGTTTGCTGATGCTAGATCTACTATATCTCTTGATCCAGCAGGTTTGTTCAAAACTTATTGTTATTTTGGGATTTGCTACACTTGACCCGAGAATCTGCCACACTTGAACCAAGAATATGCCGCACTTGACCTGAGAATCTGCCACACTTGAACCGAGAATCTGCCACACTTGACCCGAGATTATGCCACACTTGACCCAAGAATCTGCCACACTTGACCCGAGAATCTGCCACACTTGACCCGAGAATATGCCATACTTGACCTGAGAATATGCCACACTTAACCAGAGAATATGCCAAATTTGACCAGAGAATATGCCACACttatacaacaatcacttttcatTTGTGGTGTAAGACAATTTCTATTGTGACTtaaaaattttacaggaacctttGTGATGTTTAGTAAAAGTGGACAAATAGCAAATATGCACATGATAGCACATAGTTGCCAATCTCTTATATCAAAGATCTCTGGATTCACAAATCATCCCCTGGATAGAAAAAAAAAGGGCAAAGATATCTACAgtacacaaaaacatttttacaaaataatttagaCATGCAGAGACTAAATACAAATTTACATATACCTTAGACTAAAACTAACTAGAAAACATCTAGTTGAACagcaatttgtattttttaagttTGTTGGCTCCCAATGAGTCTTTATCTGCTATTgaggatatatatttaataatattgtcTTATTTTGGTGTTTACAGCTGATTCCAttgactttggttagcttgcttgctagctgaactgtgaagtcattattaggtcaggtatactaccctccttttgaagtatcctagtcctacagacagatagattgattatctgtcggactagtctactttATTAAGTGGGTAGTttacctgacctaataatgacttcatggttcagctagcaagcaagctaaccaaagttatTACCTTTGCCTATATACTCAATGAAATCCGCTGTAATGTatctgaattgttttattttagatactCCATTAGAAAGAAGGATGGAACAAATTCGTCAACATTACAGCATTGACCAATCAACACACCCACATACATCACCGCCAGACTCAGCCAACTGTAAATCTAGTATACTATTTATGGTGCTTCATGGAGGTAATATATCATTTGTGTAACCCCCAACCCTCCCTCAGATATATTATATAGGATTACAATTTAAATAGTAACTTCTAGAtgttcatttttgttgagccatGACTTTTGTTGAAAAAGCAAGACACAGCTGTAATCCTACATTCCAATCGCATGCGCCGGCGCCAgccacaaatattcacttttaGATTTATgtcttaaactattctggatttctaccaaacttggacagaagcttgtttatgatcaaaagctagtatctagaaggaagtTTGtgaaaattttgtacctgtttttccatattttacttataaatggacttactttttctgccagttaacattacattcgctctgtggttaaagtttttaaaacatttatttgattcataaactatcctggattttttacaaatttggacagaagcttcttgcaatcaaaagatagtattgagaggaatatttttattaaccTTTTCCTCATTTTTTGTTGAGATTGCGAtaaacagcaaaagtaggcaagagACTTGATTCAACAGAACCCTAACAAATTTTTTGGTAAATCATTAACTACAAATAGATATAactttttgataactttttgttGTTTACCATATATCTATTTAATCTTACAacttatttcattgtttgttgTCTACAGCATATATATTGATTGTCATGTTTTATTTCTATAGGTTGTCTTGTGGATACACATGTAGAGAACCAGCACCCCTCCAAACGTAATGACTTTGTGACAATGAAGTCTTCATTTGAAAGTGTTATACGTTCACATTATCCTGGTGCTTATGGACACATCGCATTCAAACTGGTCCCTTGTCCACAGATTTGTTCTGATGTTCTGGATATTTTAGCAAGGTAATTAAAAACTGTGTTTCAGCCTATTTGTTGGGGGGATTTagtatcaggttttttattgtctATAGATTGAAATAAGATCAGAATTGATAATAAGCATGATTAGTCAATATAGTAACCAAAATGATTAACTACAAAACATTTGCTAAAGATACCACCTTTATTAAGCAAAATGTgtgttataatttaaaataaaataacttttccTCTTAAAATAGGTTTCACTATATAGAGATAGTACCGTCCCccttaaaacaaaacacaaattacATGCTTACTTTTCTTGGGATATGAATGCGGTATTTTTCTTTCAAGCTCTGTtgtaaattgctgtcattgataATTGTCATACTGATTACAATGTATTGCATGATGACATTCAATGACAGTtgactgtttatttatttatttttacagtatAACGCCATTTTCCTTTGAATCTCAGTCACCAAACAGTGTGGATGGACCAATATGGACACAAGAGTTCGTTCCCCTTGGTGCAATAGCATTATTTGCTAGTTCTAATCCTGATTACCACGAGTGTGTTAATAAAACAGTGTCTAAGGCTAATATAGTGTACCAGGAATTCTTAACTTCAGATGAAGGAAAAGGATTTAATGGAcaggtaaatataaaataaagccAGGTCTTAAGGTAAATGACCAATGGTCAAGGTAAGTTGTCAATAAAACCGTGTCTAAGGCTAATATAGTGTACCAGTAATTCTTAACCTGAGATGAAGGAAAAGGACAGGTAAAAATAAAGTAAAGTCTTTTCTAAAGTTAAATGACCATTGGTCAAGACAAGTTGTTGATAAAATTCAAGATTGGTACCCTTAAAATTTAATCACATTGAGCAAGGGAATCAAAAATTTTGCCAAACTATAGAATTGCCTAGAGTCTAAATGACTTAGTTTGATATCTTAAAGAATATTACATCTTTATTTTAACATTACAGGTTTGTTTGATAGCTGATAGTACCAGTTCTGTGTTAGCGTATGATGCCCTATGTCAAAATCCTTCCTGTATGAGATACCTTAGTACATATGACAGTCGTGAGGCTCTTCCTGAAGTCGACTCTACGACATCGTTCAGGAGAGAACGTTCAAAAACAGAATCGTCTAGTGCAAAAACAAACATAGACACAACAAGACAATTGAGTCACAGTGACCCAGATTTAACATTAAATAGTCCTAATGTAAACAATCAGTGTAGCAAAAGTGATATTGTGTCAATAGATTACAAAATGAAAAGGACATGTTCTACAAGAGATCCACCTAATCACCCAAGTCATCAATCATATCTAAATGTAAATGAGAAAGACCCTTCAAGGAGAACTAGTACTGGCAGTAATTTTGAAGGGACTTATTTAAAATTTGACTTTGATGTGTCCGACATGTTCATTCTAGGATCTCCGTTAGGACTAGTGTTAGCTTATCGAAGGATGTATTGTGGTGAAGATAGATCTTGTAAGTCTTTTAATGTACTATAGCAAGGTTTCCTTCAGCTGAGGTCGAAGATATATTTGATCAATCATAGTTgtgtcattattatttttattagaacttattaatataaaaataagaagtggAATGGTTCTCAATGAAACAATGATCCAGTAGAATTAAGAGGTAGTGGTAGTAAACAATACAGCATTTAACATGATTGAATATAATGAGCAAAAGAGGTTGCTTCTGAGACCATCTCCCAAACCAACATTAACATGATTGAATATAATGAGCAAAAGAGGTTGCTTCTGAGACCATCTCCCAAACCAACATTAACATGATTGAATATAATGAGCAAAAGAGGTTGCTTCTGAGACCATCTCCCAAACCAACATTAACATGATTGAATATAATGAGCAAAAGAGGTTGCTTCTGAGTCCATCTCCCAAACCAACATTAACATGATTGAATATAATAAGCAAAAGAGGTTGCTTCTGAGACCATCTCCCAAACCAACATTAACATGATTGAATATAATAAGCAAAAGAGGTTGCTTCTGAGACCATCTCCCAAACCAACAATAACATGATTGAATATAATAAGCAAAAGAGGTTGCTTCTGAGACCATCTCCCAAACCAACAATAACATGATTGAATATAATAAGCAAAAGAGGTTGCTTCTGAGACCATCTCCCAAACCAACAATAACATGATTGAATATAATAAGCAAAAGAGGTTGCTTCT
The window above is part of the Mytilus edulis chromosome 6, xbMytEdul2.2, whole genome shotgun sequence genome. Proteins encoded here:
- the LOC139528865 gene encoding protein retinal degeneration B-like isoform X2: MLVKEYRIALPMSVEEYRIAQLYMIQKKSRDESSGEGSGVEIIVNEPYTDGPGGNGQYTYKIYHIGSHLPGKNEPYTDGPGGNGQYTYKIYHIGSHLPGWFRAILPKSALRVEEEAWNSYPYTKTRYRCPFVEKFLLEIETKYLNDGGSQENVFKLSQSDIKQRQIDYLDIVKDPISSGDYRKEEDPKLYKSTKTQRGPLTDTWWKEHSEGLKNPSSGKAIMTAYKLCRVEFKYWGMQNKIERFIHEIGLRKTMLRAHRQAWCWQDEWYGLQISDIRRLELETQRALAEKMGFASENEEEEESDDQGNTLKHNSTSSHDERPKIPISKSEDTVSTSSDSKLTVRSGDSPAVMKEHRSLSASSKSRSFGSSAREISTTRMFESLEKLQESSSDEEFYDAEDERSADPQLLRSSPIDVQSLNDEFADARSTISLDPADTPLERRMEQIRQHYSIDQSTHPHTSPPDSANCKSSILFMVLHGGCLVDTHVENQHPSKRNDFVTMKSSFESVIRSHYPGAYGHIAFKLVPCPQICSDVLDILASITPFSFESQSPNSVDGPIWTQEFVPLGAIALFASSNPDYHECVNKTVSKANIVYQEFLTSDEGKGFNGQVCLIADSTSSVLAYDALCQNPSCMRYLSTYDSREALPEVDSTTSFRRERSKTESSSAKTNIDTTRQLSHSDPDLTLNSPNVNNQCSKSDIVSIDYKMKRTCSTRDPPNHPSHQSYLNVNEKDPSRRTSTGSNFEGTYLKFDFDVSDMFILGSPLGLVLAYRRMYCGEDRSFSPYSPACGQVYNIFHNSDPSAFRLEPLLNNTFRYIPPVKVSRYSKYPLGDGEPVHVVETVQSNLSLFLGTRKSSSGHILQRQNSISSVVSNMSGMGENTMSVLANVTSKWWGNKRIDFELYSPDILHSFPTSALPPLFHASFWESSDLASFILRQVLRHDVLLNEAAEKLSLLPDSVMSAKQPKEKWLKRRTTIKVKNLQANHRGNDVIVVDGKEQAITARFMYGSFDVTSLSGEKVDVHVNNQSTGDWEYLGTSVTDKHGRLQFTVPKEKMLPQGMHPVKVVVRGDHTFADFFLSVLPPNTDTVVFSIDGSFTASVSISGKDPKVRGGAVDVVRHWQDQGYLIIYVTARPDMQHRKVVSWLAMHNFPHGMVAFMEGITKDPLRQKLNYLKGLQTDAQIVYRAAYGSSKDIYVYKELGLTVAQIFIVGKASKKDASKAQVLADGYGAHLNDLLAAGSLRPVLTNARIIRRGCIAHPEKSEGKKQLKRSSSHNPAGKDGKQLENCASQIRITVGEHGNTVLQPGQTDYGGIVRPRGSSPRLMTSINDSKR
- the LOC139528865 gene encoding protein retinal degeneration B-like isoform X6, with the protein product MTAYKLCRVEFKYWGMQNKIERFIHEIGLRKTMLRAHRQAWCWQDEWYGLQISDIRRLELETQRALAEKMGFASENEEEEESDDQGNTLKHNSTSSHDERPKIPISKSEDTVSTSSDSKLTVRSGDSPAVMKEHRSLSASSKSRSFGSSAREISTTRMFESLEKLQESSSDEEFYDAEEELIEFYLSNSTEDLYERSADPQLLRSSPIDVQSLNDEFADARSTISLDPADTPLERRMEQIRQHYSIDQSTHPHTSPPDSANCKSSILFMVLHGGCLVDTHVENQHPSKRNDFVTMKSSFESVIRSHYPGAYGHIAFKLVPCPQICSDVLDILASITPFSFESQSPNSVDGPIWTQEFVPLGAIALFASSNPDYHECVNKTVSKANIVYQEFLTSDEGKGFNGQVCLIADSTSSVLAYDALCQNPSCMRYLSTYDSREALPEVDSTTSFRRERSKTESSSAKTNIDTTRQLSHSDPDLTLNSPNVNNQCSKSDIVSIDYKMKRTCSTRDPPNHPSHQSYLNVNEKDPSRRTSTGSNFEGTYLKFDFDVSDMFILGSPLGLVLAYRRMYCGEDRSFSPYSPACGQVYNIFHNSDPSAFRLEPLLNNTFRYIPPVKVSRYSKYPLGDGEPVHVVETVQSNLSLFLGTRKSSSGHILQRQNSISSVVSNMSGMGENTMSVLANVTSKWWGNKRIDFELYSPDILHSFPTSALPPLFHASFWESSDLASFILRQVLRHDVLLNEAAEKLSLLPDSVMSAKQPKEKWLKRRTTIKVKNLQANHRGNDVIVVDGKEQAITARFMYGSFDVTSLSGEKVDVHVNNQSTGDWEYLGTSVTDKHGRLQFTVPKEKMLPQGMHPVKVVVRGDHTFADFFLSVLPPNTDTVVFSIDGSFTASVSISGKDPKVRGGAVDVVRHWQDQGYLIIYVTARPDMQHRKVVSWLAMHNFPHGMVAFMEGITKDPLRQKLNYLKGLQTDAQIVYRAAYGSSKDIYVYKELGLTVAQIFIVGKASKKDASKAQVLADGYGAHLNDLLAAGSLRPVLTNARIIRRGCIAHPEKSEGKKQLKRSSSHNPAGKDGKQLENCASQIRITVGEHGNTVLQPGQTDYGGIVRPRGSSPRLMTSINDSKR